The following DNA comes from Paenibacillus crassostreae.
AAGGTTTACATTAATGAAATGGATGTATATACATAGCTTAGTGTCACGTTCTTTTTTAAAATGGCTATTCTATGGTGGAGTTGTAGGCCTACTTTCCGGGAGCGCATCAGCTATATTCTTGAAAAGTCTGGACTATGTTACGGATATCAGATTAATGAATCCTTGGGTGTTATACCTATTACCATTAGGTGGTGCGATTGTAAGTTACCTTTATTATAAGTTTGGACTGAATAGTTCCAAAGGCAATAATCTGATTATTGAACAAATCCAACAACAAGAACATGAACCTGTTCCATTTAGAATGACACCTCTCGTCTTATTTGGGACATTAATCACGCATTTATTAGGTGGTTCCGCTGGTCGAGAAGGTACAGCTGTACAAATGGGTGGAAGCCTAGCAGAGCAATTCGGTAAATGGATCAAAGTCGGACCCGTGGATAGGCAAATATTGTTAATGTGTGGTATTAGCGGTGGATTTGGTTCGGTATTCGGTACTCCGATTGCAGGTGCTGTCTTTGCCCTAGAGGTGATCGTTTTAGGTGTGATCCGTTATGATGCATTAATTCCATGTTTTGTAGCTAGCTTCACAGGAAATCTTGTCGCAATGAATTTATGGGGAGTTACCCATGCTCATTATCAGATGGGGGTTGTTCCTGAACTAACACTAATAGTGTTGCTGAAAGTTGTTATTGCTGCTGTATGTTTTGGATTAACAAGTATGGTCTTTAGTGAGTTAACTCATTTCCTCAAAAAAACATTTGTTGTAGTCTTTCGAAATCCGCTGATCAAAAGTGCAGTTGGTGGCTTGCTGATCATTCTCATGGTTTATCTGATTGGATCACGAGATTATTTAGGGTTGGGACTTCCATTAATTGAACAATCCTTTGAAGAAGATGTTCATCCCTTAGCCTTTCTTGGGAAGTTGATTTTTACAACCGTTACATTAGGTGCAGGATTTCAAGGCGGAGAGGTAACACCCCTGTTCGCTATCGGAGCTACATTGGGAAATTCATTAGCAGGAATACTACAAATATATGCGCCATTTTTAGCTGCTTTAGGGTTCATTGCCGTATTTTGCGGTGCTACGAATACACCTCTGGCTTGTTTTCTAATGGGTATTGAGTTATTTGGTTCCGAAGGTGCAATATATATGTTCATTGCGTGTTTGATCAGCTATTTATTCTCCGGGCATACAGGCATATATACCTCTCAATTGATTAGCGTATCGAAGTTGCGTGACTATGATACACTGAAATAGGAAGTAGTTGTTTTACATATCGATTAAGGTTGGAGGAAAGCAAATGACAAAGTTTAATGTGATGTTAGAGAAATATGCTGAGTTGGTTGTGAAAGTGGGAGTTAACGTTCAACCTGGACAAGTTCTGATCGTTCAAGCGCCATTGGAAACGGTAGATCTTACAAGATTAATTGTTTCTAAGGCCTATGAATCTGGAGCCAAATATGTTCAGGTAGAGTGGGAAGACGAAGGAATTACACGGATTCGTTATGAAAAGGCACCGGATGAATCCTTTGATTATTATCCGAAATGGCAAGCTGAGATGATGGAACAGTTAGCAGAAGGTGGCGGTGCCATTCTACATATAAAAGTGCCAAATCCTGAATTATTCCGTGGTATTGATCCGACAAAAGTATCAAGATCGGTCAAAGCTTCTGCCGTTGCGCGTGAGAAATACCAGCATTATGTACGTAACAATAAGTTTAGTTGGTCACTGATTAAGGCTCCTACACGTGATTGGGCAAACAAAGTATTCGCTGACCTTCCTGAAGATGAGCGTGTACAAGCGATGTGGGATGCGGTATTCCTCATGAATCGTGTCGAAGCAGATGGAACGCAGGATCCGGTCGCAGCATGGCGTGAACATATTGAGCAACTTAAAATCACGCAAGAGAGAATGAATTCCAAACGATACAAGAGTTTACATTATCGTGCACCAGGAACAGACCTACATGTTGAAATGCCTGAAGGGCATTTATGGCGCGGTGGAGGTGGAGAGAATCAAGACGGGGTGTATTTTGTTGCGAATATGCCAACAGAGGAAATATACACAATGCCACATCGCACAGGGGTGAATGGGAAAGTGACAAGTACACTTCCATTGAATCTCAACGGACAGTTGGTCGAAGGGATGACTCTAACCTTTAAAGAAGGAAAAGTGATCCAGTACGACGCAACATCGGGACGTGAATATTTGACAGCACTTCTAAATACAGATGAGGGTGCTTCGTATCTTGGAGAAATGGCATTAGTTCCGTTTGATTCACCTATATCCCGGTTGAATCGGATTTTCTACAATACGGGAATCGACGAGAATGCATCATGTCATTTTGCATTGGGTAGTGCTTATCCAGTAAACATTGAAGGCGGTACTAAACTCAGCAAAGATGAACTGCTAGCTAAAGGTGCCAATGTGAGCTTAACACATGTCGATTTCATGATTGGTTCGGATCAATTAGAAATTGACGGTGAGTTGGCGGATGGAACGGTAGAAGCTGTATTCCGAAATGGGAATTGGGCCTAAATTGAATATCATTTTGACATTGATAATGATTATCACTAGAATAGGTTTAACTCCCCAATGGGATGTAGTGATATTATCGAAATTAATGGAGGGATTCATTTTGCTTATTCAAACAAGAACGATTGTGGTAGAGAAAGGTAACGCTGAGAAAGTGGTTGAGAGATTCAGCCAAGAAAGTCCAGTTGAAGGCATGGAAGGACTTATAGATATTACTGTTATGGTCAATAAGAGAAGCAAAGAAAATGAAGAAGTTGTCGTGATGATTCGCTGGGAATCGGAAGAGGCATGGAAGAATTGGGAGAAAAGCGATGTACATATTCAGGGTCATCGGCAAAATAAAGGAAAGACATCTCCGGAGTTCGTTCTAAGTACAACAGTGAATATGTACGTAACACAGAAAATCAAACAAGGGAAAGCTTTTAATAATCAATGATATTACTTATTTCCCTCGACGATACACTAGTGTTGCGTTAATCTCTCCTCCAACTAGAATAATCATTGAGCTAATATATAACCAGGTAAGTAGAACCATTACGCCTCCAAGGCTGCCATATGTTCTAGTGAAGTCTCCAAATTGGTTAACGTAAATGGAAAAGAGCCCTGTTGTGGTAATCCAACCAAAGGTTGTGAATATCGCTCCAGGTAGTGCTTCTCTGGTTGACATTTTCCGATTTGGAGCAATCCAATAGAGCATTGTAAACACAATGATCATGATAAGTAGTGGGAGCGCATACTGAACTAAATTCCATAGTTGATAGAATATATAAGGTATAGGAAAGAGATGAAACACTTGATCTTTCAACCAACTACCGAATACAAGAAGTAATGTGCTTAATAGAATGACTAGACCGATGAATAATGTGCCCATGAGCGAAATAGCTCGTACTTTCCAAAAAGCTCTATCATCTTCGATATCATATGCCTGATTCAACCCTTTAAACGTAGCGTCTATGCCTTTGGAGGCTGCCCATAATGTAGCTAACATCCCGAATGAGAGCAATGCTTGACTTCTTCCCTCAGCGACTTCCTTAACAATTTCCTGCATAATCAATATAGCTTCTGCCGGTAGTATTTCCGCTAAATCTAGGATGCGATCCTCCATAGAAATATTCGCATAACCCACTAAAGTCATGATAAATATAAGAAAAGGAAATAGGGAGAGAATGAGATAAAAGGATAATTGAGCGCTGACAGCTTGAACATCGTCATTCTTAATCTTTTTAAATAATTGTTTGAAAAAATCAATACACCAAGCCACTTTTCCTTTCTTCATTAATACCTCCCCTTTAAATAATAACTTTCTATTATTGTAACATTTTATGGTAAATACGCTTTCCACAACAAACCTATTTGGATATATTAACACAAAAGGTGAATTGGCAATCCCATGTAATTATATATATGCAGGGAAATTCACAGAAGGTGTTGCCCATGTAACTATATCTGATTCAAATGACGAGGTTCTTATTGATAGAACAGGTAAGATTACAACGAAGTTATTAGAAAAATATATTTCAGACTTTACATTTTTAGAGGGACTATCTGTGGCTTATGCTCCTACAGGAAATAAAATAATCTTCGAATGAAGAATAGAGGGGAAGGTATTACTCCCTTGTCAAGGGTAGTGCAACACAATGGATCCCGCCGCCTAGTTTTAATATTTCATCGACAGGGACTGGAATAACTTCTACTTTGTGGCGAGCAAGCAAGTCAATGGTTCGATTTCCACTAGCGGAGATGATGACTCGCCCTGGTGCTACAGTTAAGGCATTAATGGTAAGCGGTGGGTCCTTCGGGTCGACATGGAGCAACGTAATCTTACGTCGATGAAGCTCGTCTAAGAACCAATAAGGTAGGAGAGTCGTATCTACAAGTGCCATATCATGATTAATCATAATAAAAGCATCATCCAGATGGATGATGGTTGAAGGTAAGTCAATAACTATTAGCTGAATATTTTGAATGGAGAGAATGTATTTGATCTGCTCCATTCCCAGTCGATTAACCCGCTCGGATAGACCGATAACGGCTGTTGTTTCATCAAGCATCATAAAGCTTCCTCCCTCTGCGAAGCCATTCCCGTGGACTAAACCAAGAATAGGAACTCCGTGCTGTGCGCATGTCTGTGCAGCCAGACGACTCTCACCGTATCGGAGATATAAGGCTAGTCGAGAAATGATTAGCCCACAAGGAATGACCATTCCTAAGTCTCTTGTGAACAGTCGCTCCGGCATACTTTTCGATTCTCCCTCTAGATGCAGAATCTTTATGCCCTCATTCATTAGAATTTGGACTAAATTATCATATTGTGATTGTAGTAACTCTAGATCCAGTGAGGTATGCTTTTGATTCTCAAGATTAGAGTTTCCTTTTACATAATTAGTGAATAAAGGGCTAGCTTCTATCTCGCTTGCGTGGTCATGTAATAGTAACACCTCCTTATTAGGGCGATGCATCAAGACTTTACCAATCCTTCCAATATCATTAGATACCCCCCAATGATCTCCCCAAATATCACGAAGTATCTCCTTATCATGAAAAGGCTGATTCACAGGGCTTCTAGATAAATATCGTGTGGTCAAGTTCATATGAATTCA
Coding sequences within:
- a CDS encoding dimethylarginine dimethylaminohydrolase family protein, which codes for MNLTTRYLSRSPVNQPFHDKEILRDIWGDHWGVSNDIGRIGKVLMHRPNKEVLLLHDHASEIEASPLFTNYVKGNSNLENQKHTSLDLELLQSQYDNLVQILMNEGIKILHLEGESKSMPERLFTRDLGMVIPCGLIISRLALYLRYGESRLAAQTCAQHGVPILGLVHGNGFAEGGSFMMLDETTAVIGLSERVNRLGMEQIKYILSIQNIQLIVIDLPSTIIHLDDAFIMINHDMALVDTTLLPYWFLDELHRRKITLLHVDPKDPPLTINALTVAPGRVIISASGNRTIDLLARHKVEVIPVPVDEILKLGGGIHCVALPLTRE
- a CDS encoding voltage-gated chloride channel family protein → MKWMYIHSLVSRSFLKWLFYGGVVGLLSGSASAIFLKSLDYVTDIRLMNPWVLYLLPLGGAIVSYLYYKFGLNSSKGNNLIIEQIQQQEHEPVPFRMTPLVLFGTLITHLLGGSAGREGTAVQMGGSLAEQFGKWIKVGPVDRQILLMCGISGGFGSVFGTPIAGAVFALEVIVLGVIRYDALIPCFVASFTGNLVAMNLWGVTHAHYQMGVVPELTLIVLLKVVIAAVCFGLTSMVFSELTHFLKKTFVVVFRNPLIKSAVGGLLIILMVYLIGSRDYLGLGLPLIEQSFEEDVHPLAFLGKLIFTTVTLGAGFQGGEVTPLFAIGATLGNSLAGILQIYAPFLAALGFIAVFCGATNTPLACFLMGIELFGSEGAIYMFIACLISYLFSGHTGIYTSQLISVSKLRDYDTLK
- a CDS encoding YihY/virulence factor BrkB family protein, with translation MKKGKVAWCIDFFKQLFKKIKNDDVQAVSAQLSFYLILSLFPFLIFIMTLVGYANISMEDRILDLAEILPAEAILIMQEIVKEVAEGRSQALLSFGMLATLWAASKGIDATFKGLNQAYDIEDDRAFWKVRAISLMGTLFIGLVILLSTLLLVFGSWLKDQVFHLFPIPYIFYQLWNLVQYALPLLIMIIVFTMLYWIAPNRKMSTREALPGAIFTTFGWITTTGLFSIYVNQFGDFTRTYGSLGGVMVLLTWLYISSMIILVGGEINATLVYRRGK
- a CDS encoding WG repeat-containing protein translates to MVNTLSTTNLFGYINTKGELAIPCNYIYAGKFTEGVAHVTISDSNDEVLIDRTGKITTKLLEKYISDFTFLEGLSVAYAPTGNKIIFE
- a CDS encoding aminopeptidase; amino-acid sequence: MTKFNVMLEKYAELVVKVGVNVQPGQVLIVQAPLETVDLTRLIVSKAYESGAKYVQVEWEDEGITRIRYEKAPDESFDYYPKWQAEMMEQLAEGGGAILHIKVPNPELFRGIDPTKVSRSVKASAVAREKYQHYVRNNKFSWSLIKAPTRDWANKVFADLPEDERVQAMWDAVFLMNRVEADGTQDPVAAWREHIEQLKITQERMNSKRYKSLHYRAPGTDLHVEMPEGHLWRGGGGENQDGVYFVANMPTEEIYTMPHRTGVNGKVTSTLPLNLNGQLVEGMTLTFKEGKVIQYDATSGREYLTALLNTDEGASYLGEMALVPFDSPISRLNRIFYNTGIDENASCHFALGSAYPVNIEGGTKLSKDELLAKGANVSLTHVDFMIGSDQLEIDGELADGTVEAVFRNGNWA
- a CDS encoding antibiotic biosynthesis monooxygenase; translation: MLIQTRTIVVEKGNAEKVVERFSQESPVEGMEGLIDITVMVNKRSKENEEVVVMIRWESEEAWKNWEKSDVHIQGHRQNKGKTSPEFVLSTTVNMYVTQKIKQGKAFNNQ